A single region of the Ptychodera flava strain L36383 chromosome 9, AS_Pfla_20210202, whole genome shotgun sequence genome encodes:
- the LOC139141046 gene encoding somatostatin receptor type 2-like, with protein sequence MIMNYTTTDVVVTWNDYNLTYNDTVNNNTDGNTEVPYPSKRIMYTVLLVVICVWGIIGNIAFMHVMRKVSYMHTVTNIYLLNLSIADLLFLTLGAVMRIVPIYVQYISLMCLIQSFLIYVSSFASMFTISLISIERYIAICHPLKRRHFDLQRSRCLKHIVVIWVLAVLFTVPSILYCYIPQSELYLTSLVVKTVPFFVSLVIIIVTYTFIIIKLSCRQSIGDRMVEAMVMSKRRKRRLHVVRMLLVTAIVYFVCLLPYHLLQYLLLAVAAGAELSLAEIEPFLRISEIMLYINASANPLIYNIMSKQYRLAFKKAFRCTEVKPEDESFFSANFENRRQSSVYQHAASMPNEELVAHSTDLDNQNETITPGSEKDTDSPECSELSGPSSGHQGFVNMSYVHDECCLSSDISEVNNNQSDNNGQIHVSFSSFDIVHMLDDECGSYIHCSLQANENTCDTYM encoded by the coding sequence ATGATAATGAACTACACAACCACTGATGTGGTTGTAACATGGAATGATTACAATCTTACTTATAACGACACAGTCAACAACAACACTGATGGAAACACCGAAGTGCCCTACCCATCAAAAAGGATCATGTATACAGTACTTCTCGTGGTCATCTGCGTCTGGGGAATTATCGGCAACATTGCGTTCATGCATGTCATGAGGAAAGTCTCTTACATGCACACAGTGACAAACATCTACCTCCTGAATCTGAGCATTGCAGACCTCTTGTTCCTAACGCTTGGCGCTGTAATGAGGATAGTGCCAATCTACGTACAGTACATCTCACTGATGTGCCTTATACAAAGCTTTCTGATCTATGTGTCGTCGTTTGCGTCTATGTTCACAATATCTCTGATAAGCATTGAACGATACATTGCGATCTGTCATCCGCTGAAGCGCAGACATTTCGACTTGCAGAGATCGCGATGTCTGAAGCATATCGTGGTTATTTGGGTGTTAGCAGTACTGTTCACAGTGCCTTCAATACTGTATTGTTATATACCTCAATCAGAACTGTACCTCACGTCACTTGTCGTGAAAACAGTTCCTTTCTTTGTATCCTTGGTAATTATTATTGTCACCTATACCTTTATTATCATCAAACTTTCATGTCGGCAGTCTATCGGGGACAGAATGGTGGAAGCTATGGTGATGTCAAAGCGACGGAAACGCCGACTGCACGTGGTACGCATGTTACTTGTCACTGCCATTGTATATTTCGTCTGCTTGCTCCCATACCATCTACTTCAGTACTTACTGCTTGCTGTCGCAGCTGGTGCCGAGTTATCTCTCGCAGAGATTGAGCCGTTTCTACGGATTTCAGAAATCATGCTATACATAAACGCCTCGGCGAATCCGCTAATCTACAATATCATGAGCAAACAGTACCGTTTGGCCTTCAAGAAGGCATTCAGATGTACCGAAGTGAAACCTGAGGATGAAAGCTTCTTTTCTGccaattttgaaaatcgaagACAGTCGAGTGTTTACCAGCATGCAGCATCAATGCCGAATGAAGAACTTGTAGCTCATTCTACTGACTTGGATAATCAGAATGAAACTATCACGCCAGGCTCTGAGAAAGATACCGACAGCCCTGAGTGCTCTGAATTATCAGGGCCATCTTCAGGTCATCAGGGATTTGTGAACATGTCATATGTCCATGACGAGTGTTGTTTGTCCTCTGACATCAGTGAGGTAAACAACAATCAAAGCGACAATAACGGACAAATTCATGTCAGTTTCAGCTCATTTGACATCGTTCACATGTTGGACGACGAATGTGGTTCCTACATTCACTGTTCACTCCAAGCTAATGAAAACACCTGTGACACGTATATGTAA